Below is a genomic region from Pirellulaceae bacterium.
GAACGCTACTTTTCCAGGATGCTGCTGAATTCCAGGTTGCCGTATTCCCCGAGAGCTCAACGTGATTGAGTGAGAAACCTTTGCCGTCGGTGTCCGCGATCCATTCGTCGTCGTAGGTAAACTGTTGGATCAAATCTCCCGAAGCGATTTCCAGCCGAATCGATTCTCCCCCATTGCTAAGTTTGTAATCATCGGCCGTCCTACCGTACTCCCCGATGACACGGATGTCCGTGCCATATCGACTGACGAACGCGTCTTCATTCCGGACTGTAACAACTCGCTCACCAGGAGCTAATGTCAGATTGGGGAAATCAAAATGAATCCCTTCGCTGAGGCGAACACTGTTCAAATTGATGGTTTCGGTGTTTGAGGTATTAACAAGTTCGACAAACTCAAAGTCATCTGATTCGAAGCGATCTCCGGCCTGAGTGTCACGTGGATGGTACATCAATTCGCTGATGCGAAGGAATTGCTGAGTCGGTGTCAAGTCAGCCTCGGTTTGAAATTCCGTCACGATCGATTGTTGTGGTGTCATTAAACGGACGGTGGATCCAAAGTTCGACAAGTGTCCCGCATAGTTCCCTTGAACGAACAACCCTTGTCCGCCCCTGGGGCCGGCAGATCGAGCAAGGAATGAATTGCGATTGGGTGTCAAGTAAAGTGATCCACCGGCTGGAATGACCGTTCCTGGCTGGATTGTATGTTCGATTCCACCGGCCAGTTGCCAACCGCTTAAATCAACGGCCAAGTCATTTGGATTAATGATCTCGATGAACTCTTCGTCTTGATCTCCCGAAATCGGATTGAAGTCGATCTGTCCGAATTGGATTGCGGGAACTGCTACTTGTGGTTGGAGAACCTCTCCACGATTCGCGCTAGTAAGTTGGTTGTAGAGGAAGGTGCGTCGAGTCGGAAAATATTCATCTTTGAGGATATTGATGTGATCCATCCAGGTTGATAATTCTTCTTTACCAAAAGTGATGACTTCGGTTTCCGGATGAGTTTTCCAGGTGCCCCATTTCTGATAATCGAGAAGTGCGTCAGGCTCCATTAGTGCGACAAGCTCGTCAATTCGTTTTTCAAATTTGAGTTCTTCTTGCGGAGTTCCTGGCGGCTGCAGAACGTCATCCAAGACGGTTTTGATGCGCCGTAGGTACATTTCGCGGAAGCCGGGGACATGTTCGAATAGAGCGTCAAATAGACGATTGTCACGGCCGGTGAAAAGGGCGGCCGCGGTGGGAAAGATATCCTTGGCTCGACCGACACCGCCCCGCCCAAAGGCAGAATCAAGGTCCCAAGGCAAGGGCTCCCAAAGGCCCGTGTTCTCTGTGTCACGGTAAATATACAGGTTTTTGTTGCAACAATCGCCGTGTCCCATGGCGACAAGGCCAACCAAATAGTTGTTCGTTGCTGCAAGATCCACATTGTCGAGGAGAAAGCGAATCAGTTCTTCGCCTTCCAGCGACAAGCCTTTGAAGAAGGCTCGTAAATCGTCTGTGTTTTCGTGCCTGCGCGTTTGCTTTTTCGACTGGCCGCGTCCGGTGTTGAAACCCAGGTTCATCTTGTAGAGCGCTCCACCCGGATCCAGGCCGGCGCGGGCTAAAAACTGCTCGTTACCGCCGTCGACGAAAGAATAGGTAGCGAAGAATTCTCCATTGCGTTGAATTCGGACCGGCATTGAAAAATGGGCCGGCGTGCCGATGTTCCGGAAGGTTTCGAACGCAAGCGGAATTCGCACCTTGGCTCGATTCCAAAAGTCACTGATGATGTCGAAATCATTCATCCGAAACTGGAACTGTTCCAATTCAAACCAGTTCTCAGAGGTGAAGAATATGTCATGGCTTTTCTTGGGGCCGGCGAGGCCGACGGTTCGACCCGTCGTATCGATGAAAATATTGTCATAGAAATTTCCGTCGTGGAACAACGCTCCAGTTGTCCCGGCAGTCACTTCCGATGCGGCAGGATCTTCGAGAAACAGATGTAAAACGTCCAAGTTCGATTGGATCGATGGATCTGCAACAACGGTTCCAAGGTATTTTCGATTGTTCACCGGATCGGCGAAAGTCGGAAAGCTACTTAAGTCGTGGTCCGTGCTGCTGGCCGTAATCCGATAACGAATCATCTCGGCAGGTGCGGCAATACCTGCTGGAATCGATGCGCCGTAGACTCCATCATCCGCAGCTCCGTCACCGTGCAGTCCATCATCGTGCATCGGCACCGAAACCTCATCATCGAACATGCGGCGGTAATGGAGAGTGACATGTGAGATTTGATCAGTGGTAGAAAACAGGGTTGCTGTGACGTTTAATGTGTCCTCTTGCGTGGGGATTTCGGGTTCATGAGTGGCGGAAGTTATTCCGACAACTGTCCCGATTTGGTTGGGATCACCTGGCGTTGGATTCGTGAAGTAATGCCGATCCGTCGAACGGAGATCACCAAATGTGCGGAGCGATAAGGCGGGGATCATCAGGAAATCACTGCTTTCGACCTCATCATTCAACGCATGAATGGCGAGCACATTTGTGCCTGTCGTTAGCAAATCAGGAAAGCGTGACATGTTGATCATTGCGGCTTCTGGTACGATCGCAACCTTGTCTTTATGAGCATCTGTCGCGGCTGAATTCCAGCTTAACTCGTCGGGTGCTTGTCGCCTGGCAATTTCCTGCCCATTGATATAGGCCACATACCCATCGTCGTATTGCATATCGAGCGTTAGAGAATATACCGATTGGGGAGCATTCAATACGAAGGGGAAACGCAGGTAGGCCGATGAGTTAACACCGTACATTTCGGTCTCTAAATTTGTCGATATGAAATCCTCGTAACCGCTGCGTTTTTCGTAGCCAATACCTGTTGTCACCTCAGTCCAGGACGAGTCGTCGAAACCAGCCTCGGTCCAGCTTGTTTCCAGGTTCGACCCGCCGTTTCCCTCGGTCGGAATCAGTAAGCGGGAGGAGTCTCCAGGACTGATAACGCTTGCTTCACTCGTGGGCTGTGGCAACCCAAACGAAACGTCAGGGATTTGCGGGGGGTACGTGGGACCAAAATCAAACTCGACGGTAAGTCCATCGGGTTGAACTAAGGCGAGGTAGTCTCCCGACGCCTTCAAACGAAAGTTCGTATGTAGTTCGCCATCCGGAGAAGTGCGAGTTTTCTCGGAGGCAAATACAACAACCCGTTCATTTGGGTTTAGATTTACGTCGGGGAACTTCCAGCGATCCAAGTCATTTGGATCGTCAGTGAGGAACCAACCCTCGAGATTTACCTGCTCGGAATTCGTGTTCAGCAGTTCGATCCAGTCGCTGCGATTACGGTCCTCGTCACGCAATAGGTTATCGTTGGAGGCTAGGAATTCGCTAATGACGACGCCTGCAAGCAGGTTTCTGGCTTCAAGACGTTCGAGTTGCGGGCTACACGAATGGTTTGTTTTGCTTGAACGCTTCGCTGAATTAGGCCGTTGGAAAGTGCGCCAAAAACCGCCAGAAAGTCGCGTACGCATCGCTTCCTCCACTTGTTGTCGTTTTGTTGGGTCGATTATTATCGGTGTTTCACAGAGGTGTCCGTCTATGAGTGTCCGTCTATGAGTGTCCGTCACTCTAACACGAATTATGCCGCGGGGAGAATCAAAATTTTATCGGAACAGGCTTAGGAAAGTAACGAAAAGGTTCGTTTATCGCCCGAATTTTAAAGATCGATCGAGAGTTAATGAGAGATCGGTCATTTGTGACAGCAGCGATGCTGTAGTTCACCCAGATTTGTGATGTGAACGGGGCCCCGTGAATGGCGATCGAAATCCATTGAATGTTTGTCTGCATGGGGCTGGACGCTTCGATGGGGCGGTTCGATAACGTGAATTAACAAGGGTAAAAATGTGTGCAGAAAGAAAGATTTGATTGCTGTGCCCATCACCAGACGGTCAAGCAGGTTGTCTCCCTAAAACTTGAGCCGAATCGCGCCTGTCTGCTAGGACGGTTGGAGCTTTTTCGGCTGCAGGGGAAATGTGAGTTTTCTCGCCCCAATCCCCGCTTTTTATTCTGAAGTGCATAATATGGGATGGTAGTCTCAGGTGATTCTACGGAGTCGCGTTTCGTTTTAACTCCTGTTTTTCTGCGACTGGAGACTGAAGGATGTTGGCCATTTCGACCCACTTCGAGCAGCAGGTCGAATTAAGAAATTCGGCAACCGCTGTCATTGATGGTGCTCGCACGTTGTCATACGCAGAACTTAATGCACGTGCTAACGGGATTGCGCACAGGATTCTGGCTGAAATCGGCGAAGAACCCGCTCCTGTCGCCCTGTTGCAGGGGCTTGGCGCAGATGCCATTTCTTCAATCTATGGAGTGCTCAAGGCTGGCAAGTTTTACGTGCCGCTGGATGTCAAGTCTCCTGTCAAACGGCTCCGCGGAATATTGCAAGAAATGAATGCTCCGTTGTTGATCACCGATCATACACGAGACGGTGTCGCTGACGAGTTGCTTGGAGAGATCAAACAAAAGTTGGTTGTTGGGGAAGATTTTGAATCGGAGCAGAAAAATCCTCGAGTAGCTGTTTCACAGCTCGACCTTGCATATGTGATGTATACGTCTGGTTCGACGGGACAACCCAAGGGAGTCATGCACACACACGCTAATGTGTTGGCCGACATGCTCAGGCAAGGCCGCGATCTCAAAACTGATTCAAATGATTGTTACGGACTTCTCTTTGCTCCGAGTTCGAGCGCATCCTGCTGTAGTATTTTTGGTGGTTTGTTGAACGGGGCTGCGGTTAGTTGTTTTGATCTAGATCGAAATCCAGTATCGGCCATGGCCGCCTGGCTGTTGCAAGATAAGATTACCATTTGCGATATCAATGTGGCTGCCTTGCGTTTGTTTGCGGCATCACTTACGGAAAAAGATCGGTTTCCCGACATGCGGCTGATTGCACCCGGAGGCGAGCCACTCTATCGCAGCGACGTTGAATTGTGTCGTCGAATCTTTGGCAAGCAGTGTGTTGTCCAGAATTCACTCGGCACAACCGAAACTCGCACGGTCACTCAGTATTTCATCACATCGGAGATGGAGCTTGAAACTTCGATGGTGCCGGTGGGTTGGCCTGTCGATGAAAAACAGGTGTTACTTCTAGATGGAAATCAATCTGAGAGCGACGAAGGAGAAATCGCAGTCGCTAGTCGCTATCTATCGACCGGATATTGGAATCAGCCCGATTTGTCGTCCAAGGTCTTTTTGCCGAATCCTCATCCTGAAGGTGAACGAATCTATTTGACTGGAGATCTGGCGAAGCGGTTGCCTGATGGTCGACTTCTGCATCAAGGACGTAAAGATTTTCAAGTTAAAATTCGAGGGTACCGAGTTGAGATATCCGAAGTCGAAGATCGATTGCTTCAGCTTGAAGAGATCGAAGATGTGGCAGTGATTGCCAAGCCAGATCATCGTGGAGAGTTATGTTTGCAGGCTTACCTCGTGATCGCCGCTGGGGCCAGACTGACTGTAACGCAACTGCGAGATGTTTGTCGGATTAACCTACCGAGATCAAGTCATCCGACTCGCTACAGTCGTGTCACTGCTTTGCCCAAGACAAATAACGGAAAGCTTGCTCGGGCAAAGCTGCATGAAGTCGAGGGGGAAGAATTGCAGGATCATCGGACCGATTGTTGTTCGCATTCCACCGACCTCGAGAAACGGCTTTGCCAAATCTTTGAACAGGTGCTCGGTTATTTACCAATGGGTATCGAGGATCAATTTAACGATTACGGTGGAGATTCGATTCGGGTCTTGGATTGCATTCTTCAGATTGAAAAAGAAATTGGGGTTCGGGTTTCGCCATTGACGTTTCTGGAAAATCAAAGTGCAGGAGAACTGGCTGCCTATTTGGAGGATAAATAAATTGTTCGATTCCGCTTCCGGGGGGACGGTTCATTTTTCATCTAACGTTCGTCCAATAAAGTTGTTCTTGTTTCCTGGCGTTGCCGATTCGGTATTTGATCTGAAAGAACTTGCCACACAAGTCGATGAAAGAATCGAGGTGATTGGCTTGGAGTCACTTGCGAGTGAAGAGTCAGCTGATTTTACCAGCCTGGCAGCTCATTATGCAGAACGCGTAGCAAGCCTCAGTCCTCTCGGACCTTGGTGTCTAGCCGGTTATTCGTTTGGCGGGCTTTTGGCCTACGAGGCGGCGAGGCAATTGAATGAAAACGGTCGGGCGATCGATTTTCTGGGGCTCATCGACGCGTCTCCGGATCTGCTCCCAACGGGGCCCTTACGCCATCCGATGAGATTCATGGCTAACGTGCCCGTTTGGCTTTTGGACGAATTTCGACATGACCGATTTGAATTGATCAATAAAAAAATAACGCATTGGTTACGGAGAAAGCTGACAGCGCATCAGGGCTCATTTGAGTCCGAGGGACTTACCGAACAATTGAGTGGACGTGTCGAGAGTAATCTGGAAAAGATACAGGCCTACTCACCGCCCGCCAGCTGTCTCAAGATTTCCCTGTTTCAAACTCGAATACGTCCCCTGATGCACTCGATCAATCCGTATCGCGACTGGTGTGATCTCACTACCGAGAAGGTGAGAAGGATTTCAGTTCCGGGAAATCATGATTCCGTCTTGAAGCCGCCGCATGTTAACTCCTTGTGCAATGCATTTAATGAGGAGTTGTTGTTTTGTCTTAGGCACTCGTTGAGGCCAGCCGACTCCTAGACGCCTTCATCGCTTTGAAGGTCCAATCAGGATGAATTGATTTTGACGTGCTGACTTGCTACGGAGCAATCGTCTTGACGCTAAGCGACTTCGATTGAAGACGGACCCCATCGAGATACGTCTTGCCATGGCCTCCTTGGATTGCGCCAGTTGCAAAACGAAACGTAAGCCGAGCCTTTGCCGTTTGTTTTGCCAGAACCAACCCTGGCACGATGATCTTAGTCCCGTCAGCGGGACGTTTGTCAAAGTGGATAAAGCCGGTACTGCCTAATTCAGAACGCCAAGTCGTAGGTTTTTCCGTCATCCATTCCTGTCTGTGATCGTAGCAAACCTTCACAGGGTGTTAGATATCGTGGTTCAGCATGACGCGCATGCTGTAAAAACAATCCTTTGCCTGTTGGTTAGTCCGTTTGGCTGGATGCCGAAACCTAATTATCGACTGTCAGGTTCTGTCTCGTTTAAAATCATCAGACTTTCCTAGGATTCGTTTCAAAGGCAGAGGCCAGTCGTCTCATGAACGCTTCGCCTCTGCCCAGCTAATTCCGATTTCCTTGAGACGTTCCTCGGATTGCGCATCGCTGAGTTTAATCGCTTCCCTTGCGATTTTTCGTCGATGAAAAGCCAGTGCCTGTGTTCCTGCCCTTGCTTTGACACGGCCACTTACTCTTTTGGCGGTTTCTCGATCGCGCC
It encodes:
- a CDS encoding lamin tail domain-containing protein, coding for MRTRLSGGFWRTFQRPNSAKRSSKTNHSCSPQLERLEARNLLAGVVISEFLASNDNLLRDEDRNRSDWIELLNTNSEQVNLEGWFLTDDPNDLDRWKFPDVNLNPNERVVVFASEKTRTSPDGELHTNFRLKASGDYLALVQPDGLTVEFDFGPTYPPQIPDVSFGLPQPTSEASVISPGDSSRLLIPTEGNGGSNLETSWTEAGFDDSSWTEVTTGIGYEKRSGYEDFISTNLETEMYGVNSSAYLRFPFVLNAPQSVYSLTLDMQYDDGYVAYINGQEIARRQAPDELSWNSAATDAHKDKVAIVPEAAMINMSRFPDLLTTGTNVLAIHALNDEVESSDFLMIPALSLRTFGDLRSTDRHYFTNPTPGDPNQIGTVVGITSATHEPEIPTQEDTLNVTATLFSTTDQISHVTLHYRRMFDDEVSVPMHDDGLHGDGAADDGVYGASIPAGIAAPAEMIRYRITASSTDHDLSSFPTFADPVNNRKYLGTVVADPSIQSNLDVLHLFLEDPAASEVTAGTTGALFHDGNFYDNIFIDTTGRTVGLAGPKKSHDIFFTSENWFELEQFQFRMNDFDIISDFWNRAKVRIPLAFETFRNIGTPAHFSMPVRIQRNGEFFATYSFVDGGNEQFLARAGLDPGGALYKMNLGFNTGRGQSKKQTRRHENTDDLRAFFKGLSLEGEELIRFLLDNVDLAATNNYLVGLVAMGHGDCCNKNLYIYRDTENTGLWEPLPWDLDSAFGRGGVGRAKDIFPTAAALFTGRDNRLFDALFEHVPGFREMYLRRIKTVLDDVLQPPGTPQEELKFEKRIDELVALMEPDALLDYQKWGTWKTHPETEVITFGKEELSTWMDHINILKDEYFPTRRTFLYNQLTSANRGEVLQPQVAVPAIQFGQIDFNPISGDQDEEFIEIINPNDLAVDLSGWQLAGGIEHTIQPGTVIPAGGSLYLTPNRNSFLARSAGPRGGQGLFVQGNYAGHLSNFGSTVRLMTPQQSIVTEFQTEADLTPTQQFLRISELMYHPRDTQAGDRFESDDFEFVELVNTSNTETINLNSVRLSEGIHFDFPNLTLAPGERVVTVRNEDAFVSRYGTDIRVIGEYGRTADDYKLSNGGESIRLEIASGDLIQQFTYDDEWIADTDGKGFSLNHVELSGNTATWNSAASWKSSVRIDGTPGSAETIAGDFNNDAQIDQADIGLLCQAMPTGETRFDLNGDGVVGQRDLEVLVEDLANTSFGDANLDGVFNADDLLQIFQAGEYEDQALANSTWGEGDWDCSGEFDTSDVVLAFKRSQYIGQGKQPIAAKERTLSDSDLGQIAAARPGTILPRQNANKFVPKKINLTLNIENSNAIWQATEIDLETRDLVFAKLERHPLQAEKQESNRQEINDLEGEESEAGQDTF
- a CDS encoding non-ribosomal peptide synthetase, which codes for MLAISTHFEQQVELRNSATAVIDGARTLSYAELNARANGIAHRILAEIGEEPAPVALLQGLGADAISSIYGVLKAGKFYVPLDVKSPVKRLRGILQEMNAPLLITDHTRDGVADELLGEIKQKLVVGEDFESEQKNPRVAVSQLDLAYVMYTSGSTGQPKGVMHTHANVLADMLRQGRDLKTDSNDCYGLLFAPSSSASCCSIFGGLLNGAAVSCFDLDRNPVSAMAAWLLQDKITICDINVAALRLFAASLTEKDRFPDMRLIAPGGEPLYRSDVELCRRIFGKQCVVQNSLGTTETRTVTQYFITSEMELETSMVPVGWPVDEKQVLLLDGNQSESDEGEIAVASRYLSTGYWNQPDLSSKVFLPNPHPEGERIYLTGDLAKRLPDGRLLHQGRKDFQVKIRGYRVEISEVEDRLLQLEEIEDVAVIAKPDHRGELCLQAYLVIAAGARLTVTQLRDVCRINLPRSSHPTRYSRVTALPKTNNGKLARAKLHEVEGEELQDHRTDCCSHSTDLEKRLCQIFEQVLGYLPMGIEDQFNDYGGDSIRVLDCILQIEKEIGVRVSPLTFLENQSAGELAAYLEDK
- a CDS encoding thioesterase domain-containing protein, producing MFDSASGGTVHFSSNVRPIKLFLFPGVADSVFDLKELATQVDERIEVIGLESLASEESADFTSLAAHYAERVASLSPLGPWCLAGYSFGGLLAYEAARQLNENGRAIDFLGLIDASPDLLPTGPLRHPMRFMANVPVWLLDEFRHDRFELINKKITHWLRRKLTAHQGSFESEGLTEQLSGRVESNLEKIQAYSPPASCLKISLFQTRIRPLMHSINPYRDWCDLTTEKVRRISVPGNHDSVLKPPHVNSLCNAFNEELLFCLRHSLRPADS